In one window of Primulina tabacum isolate GXHZ01 chromosome 8, ASM2559414v2, whole genome shotgun sequence DNA:
- the LOC142554341 gene encoding secreted RxLR effector protein 161-like yields MGSLMYAMVCTRPDLDHASSIVSRFMSKPGKMHWETVKWVMRYLKGSVNQFLVYGEGQTTTGNELMGYVDADYAGDLDKRRSFSGYTFILYGNLSILLSLKLQRYG; encoded by the exons ATGG GGAGTCTCATGTACGCAATGGTCTGCACAAGACCTGACCTTGATCATGCTTCAAGCATTGTTAGCAGATTTATGTCAAAACCTGGAAAAATGCATTGGGAGACTGTGAAATGGGTGATGAGATATCTTAAAGGTTCAGTAAATCAATTCTTAGTGTATGGTGAAGGACAAACCACCACTGGAAATGAGTTGATGGGATACGTAGATGCTGACTATGCAGGAGACCTTGACAAGAGGAGATCATTTTCTGGTTATACATTCATTTTGTATGGAAATCTGAGTATATTGCTATCACTGAAGCTGCAAAGGTATGGTTGA